The nucleotide sequence TCCGGACGGCGCGCGATCTCTTCCGCGAGCTTGGCATCAAGAGCGGCATTCGCCTCCTCGGCGTCACGGGCGAAAACTTCGAGCCGAGCGCCCTGCCATCGCTCTTTCGCGACGAAAAAAAAGAGCGCCTCTACGGCGCAATCGACGCACTGAAAAAGCGCTTCGGTGAAAGCATCATCACCAAAGCGCCGCTCATCGACAAAAATCCGCAGAAAGAGTAGATGCCCGCACAAACGTCCACTTCGCGGCCATTGTGCATCGCCCTTAGCAAAAACTAGCAAATCATCCTATGCCCTCGGCTCGACCTCTTGAGGTTTCACGCCAACCTGCGCGAAAAAGAGTAGAGCCTGTAAAGCATCCGACTGGAAAGGCTGCTTTACAGACTCCACACAAGGCGAAAAGAGACCACCAGCCATTAAATCTTCTAGCGACCCCTTTTCAAAGCAGATGTCCAAAATGTCGTTTGCTTTATATGTCTAAAACCTGCGACTCGCAGGTGGGCATCTTGAGTCTTGTTTCTGCTATTCGCTCGAAGGCGATCCAGCATCCGCAAGCCTAGCCAGATTCCCTTAGAAAACTGTAGGTTAGACATAATGAAAAGCTCACGTGCACCTCAGGCAACTTCTGCTTTGAACATATCATAGCATAACCTTTTTCTCGGCGCAAGACTTGACAAAGGAATTTCCTTTCATTTCTCACTCGATCGTGATCTTGTCGCCCAAGTTGAGGCGCGGCGGCAAGCTGCCCTTGACGATGAGCTGTCCGGGCATCGAGCCTTCGGCATTGATGACAACCGTGCAGTGACCGTCCTTGCGAAGGTTCTCGTTGACCGCCTCGCCGACGGAGACGACCTTGTACTTCCTCTTCGCTCCCATCGTCAGCGTATCGCCGACCTTGATGTCGTCCGACAGCTCTCCCGCTGTATGCTCGACGACCATCTCCGTGAGGTTCGGGCGCACGCCCTCGTCAAGCAGGATGATGCTCGAACTGTTCTCCAAGAAATTCGGCGCAAGGCTGCCGATATTCGTGATCGTGACGTCGTATTTCATGTCTCAGTCTCCTCCCAGCAACACGACTCTCTATCGTATTTCCAGTATATCACAAAATGCCGGGACTGACTAGGACTGCTGCTTGTTCTTGATATAGTTGAGCTTGCCGCCCGCCTTCAGCATCTCGATGTCGAGCGCCGAGAGCGCGTGGTGCGTGCTGAAGCTCCGCTTCTTCGTGCGGTTCTCCACGCGGACGGGCGCATCCGGCGCGAGCGCGGAGAAGTCGAAGAAGAGCACGTCGCCCTCGGCGATTGACTCGTAGTCCGCCGCCTCGTCGAAGAGTAGCGGCACGATGCCGAAGTTCACGAGGTTCGCCGCGTGGATGCGCGCAAAACTCTTGGCCAGAACCGCCTTGATTCCCAGATACATCGGCGCGAGCGCCGCGTGCTCACGGCTCGAACCCTGTCCGTAGTTCTCGCCCGCGACGATGATGCCGCCGCCCGCCTTCTGGCAATGCGCCTTGAATCCCTCCTGCACGTCGCGAAAGACGAACTCGGAGATCTTCTCGATGTTCGAGCGGTACGGCAGAACCTTCGCGCCCGCCGGCATGATGTGGTCAGTCGTGATATTGTCGCCGACCTTGATGACGACTTCCTTCTCGATCGCAGCTGCGAGCGGCGTGTTCTCGGGCAGCGGGCGGATGTTCGGCCCCTGCACGACCTCGACGCTCTCGGGATGCTCGCGCTCGGGCGCATAGATCATCGAGTCATCGACGAGGAACGCTTGCGGTTCAGCGGGCAGATCGAAGTCGGCCTCGCGCGGATCGGTGATGACGCCACGGATGGCACTTGCCGCTGCCGTCTCAGGCGAGACAAGACAGACGTTCGCCGAAAGAGTGCCGCTCCTGCCCTTGAAATTGCGGTTGAACGTGCGCAGCGACCACGCATTCGTCACGGGCGACTGCCCCATGCCGATGCAGGGGCCGCATGTGCATTCTAGGAGGCGTGCGCCCGCCGCGAGGATCTTGGCGAGACCGCCCGCTTCCGCAACCATGGAGAGCACCTGACGCGAGCCGGGCGACAAGACGAGCGAGACGTTCGGCGCGACGCGCTTGCCGTCCAAGATGGACGCCACCGTCATGATGTCGCGGTACGATGAATTCGTGCAGCTGCCGATGGCGACCTGGTCGATCGGCTGCCCCGCGACCTCGCGCACCGTCTTGACGACGTCGGGCATGTGCGGCAGAGCGATCAATGGTTCGAGCGCCGCAAGGTCGATGTCATAGCGCTCATCGTAGACCGCGCCCGCATCGGCAGCGAGTGCGCGGAACACATCTTCGCGCCCTTCGCGGCGCAAAAAGTCGCGCGTCACCTCGTCGCTCGGAAAGACCGACGTCGTCGCACCAAGCTCCGCGCCCATGTTCGTGATCGTCGCGCGCTCGGGCACGGAAAGCGTCTTGACGCCGTCGCCCGTATACTCAATGACCTTGCCGACGCCGCCCTTGACCGTGAGCATGGAAAGCACCTTCAAGATGACGTCCTTGGCGCTCACGCCCTTTTGAAGAGCTCCCGTCAGACGCACCTCGACGACGCGCGGCATATTCAGCATGAACGGCTCGCCCGCCATCGCACATGCGACATCGAGGCCGCCCGCGCCGATCGCAAGCATGCCGATGCCGCCGCCCGTCGGCGTGTGCGAATCGCTGCCGAGGAGCGTCGCGCCCGGCCTTCCGAAGCGCTCAAGGTGCACCTGATGACAGATGCCGTTGCCGGGGCGCGAGAAGAATACGCCGTGCTTCTTCGCGACCGTCTGCAGATACTTGTGATCGTCGGCGTTCTCGAAGCCGCTCTGCAAGGTGTTGTGGTCGACATAGCTGACGGAAAGCTCCGTCTTGACCTGATCGACGCCCATCGCCTCAAGCTGCAGGTACGCCATCGTGCCCGTCGCATCCTGCGTCAGCGTCTGGTCGATGCGTATGCCGATCGGCGCTCCCTTTTTCATCTCGCCCGTCACGAGATGCTCGTGCAGGATCTTTTCCGTCAATGTCAACGCTTTTGCCGTCATAAAGACACTCCCTTTGCCGCCGCCCCGCCGCAGGATGCGCAGCCATTGCGCAGACCTCGGCAAAGCCGCCTTTGCTTTTCCTTTCATTGGAAACGACGAATGCGCCCGCCCTTTCCTTTCGTTAAGTTATCACAAAGCGGCGCAAGCGTCAACACTTCTATGCAAATTTTATTATAGGAGCAATAACCCATTTTATATATTTAAACTGCGTGCTATAATGCATTTGTGCTTTTCGGAAAGACCATTTCCGTGAGCATGGTCATTCCAAGCTGTTCATCTGAAAGGGGACATTGCCATGGACAAGGCAATCCATCTCGCGCAATTTTACGGCAAGTCGCAGAACTACACGACAATCGCCAAAGATCTCTTCAAAAAATACAACGTCAAGCGCGGCCTCAGAAACGAGGACAAGACGGGCGTCTTAATCGGCCTGACGCGCGTCGCCGACGTCGTCGGCTACAAGGTCGACGACGTCGGCCACAAGGTCGACGCCGACGGCGAGCTGTTCTATCGCGGCATCAACGTCATGGATCTCGTCAATTCCGCCGACCGCTCTTCCTATCTCTACGAAGAAGCGTGCTTCCTGCTGCTCTTCGGCTACCTGCCGTCGGAAGACGACCTTCGGCGCTACTGTCAGAGCCTCAAGGAAGGCTACGAACTGCCCGAAGGCTTCCTCGAAACGCACCTGCTGCACCATCCGGGCAAGAACCTCATGAACCAGCTCCAGCAGTCGATCCTCGCGCTCTACAACTACGACCCCGACCCGGACGCGACCGACGTCTATCGGACGCTCATCAAGGGCGTCAACCTCATGGCGAAGCTGCCGTCCATCGCGTGCTACACCTACAACGCCAAGACGCACTACTTCGGCCGCGAGAGCCTCGTGCTGCACTATCCGCAGCAGGGCTTTTCGACCGCCGAAAACATCCTTTCCATGCTGCGCCTCGACGGCAAGTTCACGCCGGACGAAGCGCGTCTCTTGGATATCCTGCTCCTTTTGCACGCCGACCACGGCGGCGGCACGAACTCGACCTTTACGAACGTCGTCGTCTCCTCGACCGACACCGACCTCTACTCGGCAATCGCCAGCTCCATCGGCTCGCTGAAAGGCCCGCGCCACGGCGGCGCCAACGTGCGCGTCGCCAACATGATGGACAAGGTCATCGAAGCTGTCGGACTCGATGCCGACGACGCCGCCATCGAGCGCGTCATCGAGCGTCTGCTGAACAAGGAGCTCGACAACCCCTCGGGACTCGTCTACGGCATCGGCCATGCCGTCTACACGCTGTCCGACCCGCGTGCCGAAGTCATCCGCGATCATATCGGCAGGCTCGCGGCGAAGAAGGGCGTCGAAAGAAAATTCGACTTCTTCGTGCGCTTTGAGCGCGTCGCCAAACGCTATCTGAGCGAGAAGAAAGGCGTGAGCATGTCGAGCAACATCGACTTCTACAGCGGCCTCGCCTACGAGATCCTCGGCATCCCGCGCGACCTCTTCACGCCGCTCTTCGTGCTCTCGCGCACGGCGGGCTGGATCGCGCACAACGTCGAGCACAAGCTCTACGACAACCGCATCGTGCGCCCCGCCGCCAAGTACGTCGGCACGATGGTAGACTATGTGCCGAGGGAGGAACGCTGAATGACGAAGAACACCATCACCGTATTCAAAGGCGACGGCATCGGCCCCGAAATCACGGACGCCGTCCTCGAAATCCTCGAAAAGGCGGGCGCAAACCTCACATACGAAATCTTTAACGTCGGCGAAGCCGAGTACGAGCGAAACGGCGCACTGATTCCGGCAGCCGGACTCGCCTCCTTTGAAAAGACGCACGTCCTTTTGAAATCCCCCATCACGACGCCCGTCGGCAAGGGCTTCCGTTCGCTCAACGTCACGCTTCGCACGAAGTACGACCTCTACGCGAACATCCGCCCCGCGAAGTCGAACGAAGCCGTCAGGACGCCCTTCCCCAAGGTCGATCTCATCACCTTCCGCGAGAACACGGAAGACCTCTACGTCGGCGTCGAGGAAGAAATCGACGAAAACACCATGCACGCGACGAAGATCATCACGCGCGAGAAGAGCGAGCGAATCTGCCGCGCCGCCTTCCGCTACGCCGAAGCACATGGGCGAAAGAAGGTCACGTGCGTCCACAAGGCAAACATCATGAAGCTCTCGGACGGACTCTTCCGCTCCGTCTTCTACGAAGTCGCCAAGGAATTTCCCGCCATCGAAGCCGACGACAAGATGGTCGACGCCGTCTGCATGATGCTCGTCATGCACCCCGAAAACTTCGACATTCTGGTCATGCCGAACCTCTACGGCGACATCGTGTCCGATCTCACGAGCGGACTCATCGGCGGCCTAGGCCTCCTGCCGTCGAGCAACATCGGCGATCGTTTGGCGATGTTCGAAGCCGTGCACGGCAGTGCGCCCGACATCGCGGGCAAAGGCATCGCGAACCCCACGGCGTTTCTGTGGTCCGCCTGCATGATGCTCGAACACCTCGGCGACAACGAGACAGCCGCCCGCATCCGCCGCGCCGTCGACGCAACGCTCAAGGAAGCGAAGAGCCTGACCCCCGACCTCGGCGGCACGGCGACGACGCACGAATACACGAAGGCGATCGTCGAAAAGCTCTGAAGAAAAAAAGCGATGGGCTGTTGCATAAGTCGAATTTAACTTATGCGACAGCCCTATTTCAATTTCAAATTATACATTCTTTTTATAAGGAAGGATTCGTAGCCCAGCGGAGCTGGACAACGAAATCTAAAGCCCACCTGCGCCCTTTGGGCTTGTCGGGCAGAGGGAAAAGGATTCGTAGCCCAGCGTTGCTGGACAACGAAATCTAAAGCCCGCCTGCGCCCTTTGGGCTTGTCGGGCTTAAGATTTCGTAGTACAATAAAAGCACGAGAATATCTTGTATGCATGGATGGAGGATGAAGTATGCTTAACAAGAAGACGAAGATCGTTTGCACGCAGGGGCCGTCTACGGATGCGCCGGGCATGGTGGAGAAGCTCATTGAGAACGGCATGAATGTCGCGCGCTTCAACTTTTCGCATGGTACGCATGACGAACATTTGAAGCGCATCAACCGCGTGCGTGAGGCATCGAAGAAGACGGGGCGCGTCGTTTCGCTGCTGCTCGACACGAAGGGGCCGGAGATGCGCCTCGGCGAATTCAAGGACGGCTCGGTCATGCTCGAAGCGGGAAAGCCGTTCCTTCTGACGTACGACGATGCGCCGGGCGATGAGACGAAGTGCTCGGTCAACCACAAGAAGCTCTACACGGAGGTCAAGCCCGGCGACAAGCTGCTCCTTTCCGACGGACTCGTCGAGCTGAAGGTCGAGAAGATCCAGGGCAAGGACATCGTGACGACGATTCTGAACTCGGGCAAGATGAGCACGAGGAAGCGCGTCGCGGCGCCGGGTGTTCCCCTCGGGCTGCCGCCGATCTCGGAGCAGGACAAGAATGACATCCTCTTCGGCATCGAGCAGGACATGGACTTCATCGCGGCTTCGTTCATCCAGCGCGCTGACGACGTGAAGGAGATCCGCAAGCTGCTCGAAGAGCACAACGGCAGGATGGAGATTTATCCGAAAATCGAAAACCTTGAGGGCGTGAAGAACTTCGACTCGATCCTTGAGGTTTCGGACGGCATCATGGTCGCGCGCGGCGATCTCGGCGTCGAGATCCCGGCCGAGGATGTGCCTCTGATTCAAAAGGAGATCATCGCGAAGTGCAACAAGGCGGGCAAGCCCGTCATCGTCGCGACGCAGATGCTCGAATCGATGACGACGAATCCGCGTCCGACACGCGCCGAGGCTTCGGACGTCGCGAACGCGATCCTCGACGGCACGGACGCCATCATGCTGTCGGGCGAGACGGCGAGCGGCGACTATCCGGCGGAAGCGGTTCAGACGATGGCGACGATCGCGCTTCGCACGGAGTCCTCGCTGCATTACAAGAAGATGTATCAGGGAACGGGCCTTGAAGACCTCAAGTCGCGCACGCGTGCGGTCGCCCATGCGACGGTGCAGATGGCGATGGAGCTGAATGCCGACGCGATCATCACGCCGACGGTCAGCGGCTATACGGCGCGCATCATCTCGCACTACCGCCCGAAATCCCTCATCGTCGCCTACACGCCCGATGCAAAGGCGATGCGCCAGCTGAACCTGCGCTGGGGCGTCTATCCCATCAAGGCGGCGGGCATCTGGCCTGACGAGGGCGAGATGATTGCGAACGCTACGGCGGCGGCGGTCGAGCAGGGATGTGTCGAGCGCGGCGATCTGACGATCATCACGTCGGGCATCAAGTCCGAAGAGGGCAATACGAACGCGATCCGCGTCTACACGATTTAACCGCGTTCCACAGCGGCCTTTCGCTCCTGTGCATGAGAAAGTTTCTCGCGATTTGCCCTTGCGGCGTACGATAGGCTGTGCTATAATGATGGAACGGCGGGCGTATGCCCGCAAAAGGCTTTGACCCAGCGATGGGGGAAGGTCGGACCAAGCGAGCGCATAGTTTGCTTGAATGCATTACCCGTCTGGGAAAAAGTGAGGTGTATAGGAATGAAGGAAGGGCTTCATCCGGAATTCTTCGAGGCGACGGTGACGTGCGGCTGCGGCAACACGTTCAAGACCGGGTCGACGAAGAAGGAACTGCGCGTGGATGTCTGCTCGAAGTGCCACCCGTTCTTCACGGGTCGTCAGCGCGATGTCGCTGCCGGCGGACGCATCGAGAAGTTCAACAAGCGCTACGGCAAGCAGTAAGGTGCTGGGGCAGGGCAGAAATGCCCTGCCCCTTCTTTATGTGATACAAAAGAGCTTTTCGCAGGCGATCCGCTGCTGTTTCGCCGGTGAAACAAGATATGAGGAGGAAATTCTTTGGACGAAAAACTCATGGTCGGCGGGCAGGCGGTCATCGAGGGCGTGATGATGCGCGGACCCGCTCGTTCGGCGACGGCAGTGCGCACGCCCGACGGCAGGATCTCCGTCGAGTCGAAGGAGGTGCGCTCCTTCTCCGACCGCTTCCCCGTCTTTAAGAAGCCCTTCCTGCGCGGCACGGTCGCGCTCGTCGAGTCCCTCGTCATCGGCATCCGCTCGCTTTCGTGGTCGGCGAAGATGGCGGGCGAGGAGGAAGAGCAGCTTTCCGACAAGGAGCTGGCGGGTACGATCGCCGTCGCCTTCGTGCTCGCCGCCGTGCTCTTCATCGCATTGCCGACGGGAGCGGCGAAACTCTTTCATGCGTGGTCGGACGATCCCGTCTTTTTGAACCTCGCCGAGGGCTTCCTGCGCCTCTTCATCTTTCTCGCCTACATCTGGGGCATTTCGCGCATGAAGGACATCCAGCGCGTCTTCCAGTACCACGGCGCGGAGCACAAGACGATCTTCTGCTTCGAGGCGGGGCTTCCGCTGACGGCGGAGAACGCGCAGAAGTTCGAGCGCTTCCATCCGCGCTGCGGCACGTCGTTCCTCCTGATCGTCATGCTCGTCTCCATCTTCGTCTTCGCCTTCCTCGGCTGGCCCGATCTCTGGCTGCGCATCGTGAGCCGCATCGTGCTGCTGCCCGTCGTCGCAGGGATCTCCTACGAGGCGATCCGCCTGGCGGGCAGAAGCCGGAACGCGTTCGTTCACGCGCTCTCTTTGCCCGGACTCTGGCTGCAGAGGCTGACGACGCGCGAGCCGGACGCTTCGATGCTCGAAGTCGCGATCGAGTCGCTGAAGGCGGCGCTGCCCGAGGACAAGATTCCTGCGGGAAGCGCCGATTATCGAAAGACCTCGGATTCGGAAACGGCTGTGTACGAAACGCCTGCGGCTGCTTTTGCTGCGGGCGAGGGAAAGTGAGGAAGATGCGACGTGCTGGACAAGCTCCATGCCGTAGAGGAAAAATATCGCGAGCTTGAGTCGCTGATCAGCGATCCGGCGGTGCTCGCCGACATGCCGAAGTGGCAAAAGCTGAGCCGCGAGCACGCACAGCTCGCTCCCGTCGTGGAGAAGTACCGCGAGTACAAGAAGGTGCGCGAGGGGCTTCTTGAGGCGAAGGCGATCTTCGACGACAATCCCGACGCAGACATGCGCCGCCTCGCCGAGGAGGAGATTGCCGAACTGCGCCCACGCCTGGAGGCGTTGGAGCGCGAGCTGCCGATCCTGCTCCTGCCCAAAGATCCGAACGATGCGAAGAACGTCATCGTCGAGATCCGGGGCGGCGTCGGCGGCGAGGAAGCGGCGCTCTTCGCGGGCGACCTCTTCCGCATGTACGCACGCTACGCCGAGCGGCGCGGCTGGCGCGTCGACGTCATTGACAAGAACGCGACGGAGATCGGCGGCTTCAAGGAGATTGCCTTTTCCGTCGACGGCGCGGGCGCGTACAGCTTTTTGAAGTACGAGAGCGGCACGCACCGCGTGCAGCGCGTGCCCGTCACGGAGTCGAGCGGGCGCATCCACACGTCCGCCGTGACGGTCGCGGTTTTGCCTGAGGCCGAGGAAGTCGAGGTCGAGATCGCGCCCGCCGACCTTCGCATCGACACGTACTGCGCTTCGGGTGCGGGCGGCCAGTACGTCAACCGCACGGAGACGGCGATCCGCATCACCCATCTGCCGACGGGCATCGTCGTGCAGTGCCAGGATGAAAAGTCGCAGCTCAAGAACAAGGAAAAGGCCATGCGCGTCCTGCGTGCGCGCATCTTGGAGGCAGCGCGCGAGGAGCAGGCGGCGACGGTTGCCGCCGACCGCAAGAGCCAGGTCGGCTCGGGCGACCGCAGCGAGCGCATACGTACCTACAACTTCCCGCAGGGGCGCGTGACCGATCACCGCATCGGTCTGACGCTGCACAAGCTCGCGGCCGTGCTCGACGGGGACTTGGATGAGCTTCTGGCCGCGCTGATCACGGCGGATCAAGCGGAAAAGCTCAGGCAGGCCGAATGATGGCGCACGAAGTCTGGACGATCGGCTCGATCCTCTCGTGGACACAGGGCTACTTCACAGAAAAGGGCATCGAGACGCCGCGCCTCGATGCCGAGGTGCTTCTCTCGCATGTGCTCGGAAAGGAGCGCATCTACCTCTACGTCCATTTCGACGAGCCGCTGGAAAAGGAAGAGCTTGCGGCGTTCCGCAAGGCGGTCGCTGAGCGTGCGCGGCGCGTGCCAACGGCCTATATCACGGGCAGGCGCGAGTTCATGGGGCTTGATTTCGCCGTGTCGAGGGCGACGCTGATTCCGCGTCCCGATACGGAGATCCTTGTGGAAGCGGCCATCGAGAGATTGGGACGGCTGGCGGAGAATGGGAGAAAGCCCCTGCGCTTCGCTGACATCGGCACGGGGACGGGCGCAATCGCGCTCTCGGTGCTCAAGTACGCTTCGGAAGACGTCGCGGCGGATGCCGTCGACATCTCGGGCGCGGCGCTCGCCATTGCGCGAGAGAACGCCGAGCGGCTGGGACTCTCTGCGTGCGTGCATTTTCATGAGGGCGACCTTCTCGCGCCGCTTTCCCATGCGGCATACGATGCGATCCTCTCGAACCCGCCTTACATTCCCGACGCCGACTTCGAGCGCCTTGCGCCCGAAGTGCGCAGCTATGAGCCGATGACCGCGCTCAAGGGCGGTGCGGACGGCATGGACTTCTACGCGCGTCTTGCCGAGGCGGCGCCGCAGTATTTGCGGGCGGGCGGCTTCCTCGCCGTGGAGGCGGGCATCGGTCAGGCGCAGAAGATTCGCGCCTTGGCGAAAGAGCCTTGGGGCGATGTCGAGATCTTGCCGGATCTCGCAGGCATCGAGCGCGTCGTCGTGCTGTGGAGAAAATGAGGCTGCGTCGCGCAAGCGGCGCTTTTTGTATGTGAAGACGCACGCCTTTTCGCACCGCTTCCGGAAGGTGCCAGGGCGTGCGCGGTTCGCTGGACAGGGGAGGAAATGTCTGTGTTTTCAACAAAGGTTCTGCCGCCGACAGCAGCCGCCATCGAGGAGGCGGTGCATCTTCTTCGTGCGGGCGAGGTCGTCGCCTTTCCGACGGAGACGGTCTACGGACTCGGCGCGAACGGCTTCGACGCCGCCGCCTGCGCGAAGATCTACGAGGCGAAGGGGCGGCCTTCGGACAATCCGCTGATCCTGCACATCGCACACCGCGCCATGCTCGACGAAGTGGCGCTCGACGTGCCCGAGATGGCAGAGCATCTTCTGGCGGCATTTGCGCCCGGTCCTCTGACCTTGGTGCTACGCCGCTGCGCCGCTGTGCCCGATCGGATCACGGGCGGCCTCGCGACGGTCGGCGTGCGCATGCCGGAAAACGACGCCGCACTCGCCCTGATTCGCGCGGCGGGCTTTCCTCTAGCCGCGCCGAGCGCCAACACGTCGGGCAGGCCGAGTCCGACGACAGCGGAGACGGTGCTCGAAGACCTCGCAGGGCGCATCCCGCTAATTCTCGACGGCGGCCCTTGCCGCTTCGGCGTCGAATCGACGATCGTCGATGTGACGGGCGAGGCTGCCGTCATCCTGCGCCCCGGCGCCATCACGCGCGAGATGCTCGAAGAGGTCGTCGCCGACGTACGGCTCGACCCGGGACTCGCCGCCCAGGAGCGTGCGGCGCAGATGAGCGTCGGCGCGATGTGCCCTGCGGCGGCGAACAGCGCGGAAGCGAGCGAAACGGCCGGCATGCATACGGTCGCCGCCGCACCGCGAGCGCCCGGCATGAAGTACACGCACTATGCGCCGCGAGCGCCGCTGACCTTGCTCGCCGCCCCGCCCGCCGCCTTGCCCGCCGCCTTTCGCGCGGCACTTGCCGAAGCGGCGGGCAAGTCGGTCGGTCTCATCGTGACGGACGAGACGGCGGCGGCGCTTGCAGGCGAGGCGGAAGAAGACTTCGTCGTGCGTCTCGGCGCGAGAAAAGACGTGCGTTCCATCGCCGCGCATCTTTACGAAGCCCTTCGCGCCTTCGATGAAAAAAAGGTTGACTTCATCCTCGGCGAAGCTCTTGACGAAAGCGGCTTGGGACTCGCCATCATGAACCGCCTCAAGAAGGCCGCAGGCTATCGGATTCGCCGCTTTTGAACGGCATGTGATATAATGGGGACGAGTGAATGAGGAGGTGTAGGGCATCATGCCCGAGATCAGCTTGTTTTTTGGCATACGCATCACGATGTATTACGAAGATCACAATCCACCGCATATCCATGCAGAATATGCGGGAAATGAAGCGACCATCGACATTCAAAATGCCCATATCCTGCGCGGCTACCTGCCCGGAAGGCAGTTGAAACTTGTCCTCGCATGGTGCGTCATGTATCAGGATGAACTGATGCAGAATTGGGAACTGGCAAAGAGCGGCAGAACGCCGGAGCGCATACCGCCGATGAGGAGGGGATAATCATGGACAGCCGATTCATGCCCGAGGTGCTGCAGGCCGTGCCGGGCGACGGATATGTCATCTATGCGTATTTCAACGACGGCACCGTGCGCCGCTACGATGCGGCGAAGCTCGTGCAGAAGGGCGGCGTCTTCGCGCGCCTCAAAGAGCGCGCATTCTTCACCGCCGCCCTGACGGTCATGAACGGCACGGCGGCATGGGATGTCACGGGGACGCGCGATGCGGCGCAGTGCATTGATATAGATCCGTTCGTTCTCTATGAGTCTCCTGTCGTACCCGACCCGTTGGAACGCGCGGATACCCCGGGAGATCATGCTTGTACGATGAAAGTGGATGCTGAAAACACCTGAAATCATAGGGAGTAAAGGCAAAGTTGCCCCCTCCGTCTGTGTCTTTGGTTTGATTTCTTGGACTTTCACGCTAATTTTAGAGGATCGTGAAACTTTGCGGGACAAGGTGGATTTTCTTGGAAAGTCGTAGTATAATACT is from Selenomonas sputigena ATCC 35185 and encodes:
- a CDS encoding PTS glucitol/sorbitol transporter subunit IIA, yielding MKYDVTITNIGSLAPNFLENSSSIILLDEGVRPNLTEMVVEHTAGELSDDIKVGDTLTMGAKRKYKVVSVGEAVNENLRKDGHCTVVINAEGSMPGQLIVKGSLPPRLNLGDKITIE
- a CDS encoding aconitate hydratase, whose translation is MKGKAKAALPRSAQWLRILRRGGGKGSVFMTAKALTLTEKILHEHLVTGEMKKGAPIGIRIDQTLTQDATGTMAYLQLEAMGVDQVKTELSVSYVDHNTLQSGFENADDHKYLQTVAKKHGVFFSRPGNGICHQVHLERFGRPGATLLGSDSHTPTGGGIGMLAIGAGGLDVACAMAGEPFMLNMPRVVEVRLTGALQKGVSAKDVILKVLSMLTVKGGVGKVIEYTGDGVKTLSVPERATITNMGAELGATTSVFPSDEVTRDFLRREGREDVFRALAADAGAVYDERYDIDLAALEPLIALPHMPDVVKTVREVAGQPIDQVAIGSCTNSSYRDIMTVASILDGKRVAPNVSLVLSPGSRQVLSMVAEAGGLAKILAAGARLLECTCGPCIGMGQSPVTNAWSLRTFNRNFKGRSGTLSANVCLVSPETAAASAIRGVITDPREADFDLPAEPQAFLVDDSMIYAPEREHPESVEVVQGPNIRPLPENTPLAAAIEKEVVIKVGDNITTDHIMPAGAKVLPYRSNIEKISEFVFRDVQEGFKAHCQKAGGGIIVAGENYGQGSSREHAALAPMYLGIKAVLAKSFARIHAANLVNFGIVPLLFDEAADYESIAEGDVLFFDFSALAPDAPVRVENRTKKRSFSTHHALSALDIEMLKAGGKLNYIKNKQQS
- a CDS encoding citrate synthase, with protein sequence MDKAIHLAQFYGKSQNYTTIAKDLFKKYNVKRGLRNEDKTGVLIGLTRVADVVGYKVDDVGHKVDADGELFYRGINVMDLVNSADRSSYLYEEACFLLLFGYLPSEDDLRRYCQSLKEGYELPEGFLETHLLHHPGKNLMNQLQQSILALYNYDPDPDATDVYRTLIKGVNLMAKLPSIACYTYNAKTHYFGRESLVLHYPQQGFSTAENILSMLRLDGKFTPDEARLLDILLLLHADHGGGTNSTFTNVVVSSTDTDLYSAIASSIGSLKGPRHGGANVRVANMMDKVIEAVGLDADDAAIERVIERLLNKELDNPSGLVYGIGHAVYTLSDPRAEVIRDHIGRLAAKKGVERKFDFFVRFERVAKRYLSEKKGVSMSSNIDFYSGLAYEILGIPRDLFTPLFVLSRTAGWIAHNVEHKLYDNRIVRPAAKYVGTMVDYVPREER
- a CDS encoding isocitrate/isopropylmalate dehydrogenase family protein yields the protein MTKNTITVFKGDGIGPEITDAVLEILEKAGANLTYEIFNVGEAEYERNGALIPAAGLASFEKTHVLLKSPITTPVGKGFRSLNVTLRTKYDLYANIRPAKSNEAVRTPFPKVDLITFRENTEDLYVGVEEEIDENTMHATKIITREKSERICRAAFRYAEAHGRKKVTCVHKANIMKLSDGLFRSVFYEVAKEFPAIEADDKMVDAVCMMLVMHPENFDILVMPNLYGDIVSDLTSGLIGGLGLLPSSNIGDRLAMFEAVHGSAPDIAGKGIANPTAFLWSACMMLEHLGDNETAARIRRAVDATLKEAKSLTPDLGGTATTHEYTKAIVEKL
- the pyk gene encoding pyruvate kinase, translating into MLNKKTKIVCTQGPSTDAPGMVEKLIENGMNVARFNFSHGTHDEHLKRINRVREASKKTGRVVSLLLDTKGPEMRLGEFKDGSVMLEAGKPFLLTYDDAPGDETKCSVNHKKLYTEVKPGDKLLLSDGLVELKVEKIQGKDIVTTILNSGKMSTRKRVAAPGVPLGLPPISEQDKNDILFGIEQDMDFIAASFIQRADDVKEIRKLLEEHNGRMEIYPKIENLEGVKNFDSILEVSDGIMVARGDLGVEIPAEDVPLIQKEIIAKCNKAGKPVIVATQMLESMTTNPRPTRAEASDVANAILDGTDAIMLSGETASGDYPAEAVQTMATIALRTESSLHYKKMYQGTGLEDLKSRTRAVAHATVQMAMELNADAIITPTVSGYTARIISHYRPKSLIVAYTPDAKAMRQLNLRWGVYPIKAAGIWPDEGEMIANATAAAVEQGCVERGDLTIITSGIKSEEGNTNAIRVYTI
- the rpmE gene encoding 50S ribosomal protein L31, which encodes MKEGLHPEFFEATVTCGCGNTFKTGSTKKELRVDVCSKCHPFFTGRQRDVAAGGRIEKFNKRYGKQ
- a CDS encoding DUF1385 domain-containing protein; its protein translation is MVGGQAVIEGVMMRGPARSATAVRTPDGRISVESKEVRSFSDRFPVFKKPFLRGTVALVESLVIGIRSLSWSAKMAGEEEEQLSDKELAGTIAVAFVLAAVLFIALPTGAAKLFHAWSDDPVFLNLAEGFLRLFIFLAYIWGISRMKDIQRVFQYHGAEHKTIFCFEAGLPLTAENAQKFERFHPRCGTSFLLIVMLVSIFVFAFLGWPDLWLRIVSRIVLLPVVAGISYEAIRLAGRSRNAFVHALSLPGLWLQRLTTREPDASMLEVAIESLKAALPEDKIPAGSADYRKTSDSETAVYETPAAAFAAGEGK